Genomic segment of Bifidobacterium lemurum:
CCGGGTGCGTACACTTAAGGGTTATGAATCCGACAGGCAACAGCGATATCCAGCAGGCACTGGCCGACGCCATGGCAAGCCGTCCGTACACGCATCGTCAGGACGTCGACGCGTCGGTGGCGGCCGTCATCACCGTGGAGGAGGACACGCGTTTCCTCACCGCCACGCTCCGCGCGCTGCTGACCCAGACCATGCTGCCCGGCGTGATCGTCGTCGCGGACGCGACCGGCGAGACCTCGCAGCCGGTGCAGGCGAGCTTCGAGGTCATCCACTCTCCCTCGGGTCCCGTGTTGGAGATTCCGGAGAGCAAGCATGTGACGATTCGTATCGTTCGGGCCAAGGGCGCCCGTTCGTTCTCGGACGCCGTCGCCAAGGCGCTGACCCACGCGCGTCTGGAATCCTCGATCAAAGCCTTGTGGCTGCTGCACGACGATTCGAGACCGGCCGATGACCGGTGTCTGGAGAACCTGCTGGAGGCGTGGCACAACGCGCCGGGCGCCAGCGTGCTGGGCGCCAAGCAGCTCGATTGGGAGGGCGAACGTCTGCATGATGTGGGCTTCTATGCCTCACGCCATGGCGTGGAGAGCCTCGTGGTCGAGGGCGAGCCCGATCAGGAGCAATACGACGGCCGGCAGGACGTGTTCGCCGTCTCGCTCGCCGGCGCGTTGGTATCGATGGAGCAGTACCGCGCTTTGGAGGGCGTCAACCCATGGTTCACCACCTTCGGCGAGTCGCGTGATTTCTGCCGTCGGGTGTGTGTGAGCGGTGGACGCGTGGTGGTGGTGCCGCAGGCGCGCATCGCGCACGCCCGCGCGCGCTATGAGGGCCTGCGTTCCCGCGACGGAGAGCCGTTGGACGCCGGGCATGAGACGAACGCCGCGATGTCGGTGAAGCGCGCCGCCCAACGATACCGGTACACGGACGTTCCCAAAGGCCACTGGATCTGGATGTGGCTGTGGAGCGTGTTGCGCGGACTGGGCATGGCGGTCGCCTGTCTGTTCGGCAAGAAGCCTTGGGAGGCCTGGTGCGAGCTGTGTCTGCCATGGCTGGCGTTGACGTCGATCCCCTCCGCGCGCCGCGCCCGGCGTATGGTGGCCAGGCAGTCCAAAGTGGCGATGTCGAATCTGCGCATGCTCACCGTCGACAAGGAGCAGCGCAGGCTGTGGCGCGACCGCAGACAGGCGTTTGAGGACCAAAGCCATGTCGTGCTGCTCAGCCCGCTGGCCAAGGCGCATCTGCGCGCGCGCGTCGTCCGCCGGTGGTCGCTGGCGTTGGCGATGGCGGCCCTGTGCCTGTTGACGGTGGCCGTGATGCATTGGGACGTGCTGCGCGCGGCGTTCTCCGACGGTTCGCTGTACTCGGAGTCTCTGCTTTCCACCGACGCCACGTTCGGCCAGTTGGTGGACGCCGCGACCACGCCGTGGGTGTTCGGCGCGGGCGCGGGCATCCCCGCGCCGCCCACGCCGTGGCTGCTGGTGCTGATGGTCGCCTCCATATTCACCGTGGGGCATGTGAACGTCGCCCTGACGATGATCTTCTTCTTCGCCGCCCCGTTGAGCGCGTTGTCGTTCTGGGCGCTGGCCGGCGTGTTCACCCGTTCGGATGTGGTGCGCACGCTTGGCGGGCTGATGTGGTTCTCGCTGGGGCTGAGCATGGGCCTGTACGCCGAGGCCAACCTCGCGATGCTCACCGTGATGGTGTTCCTGCCCGCCGCGTTCGCGTTCGTGTTCCGCGCGGTCGGCATGTACCACACCGAGGATATGGTCAAGCCTCGCCCCTCCGTGCAGGCGGCTGCGATATCGGCGTTGTGCTTCATGCCGGTGGTGGCCGCCGAACCGCAGCTGCTGCTGCCGTTGGTCGTCTCCTTCCTGGTGTTCCTCGTCTTCGTGCCCGCCCGCCGCGTGCGGCTGCTGCTGATTCCCATCCCCGCGGCCTTCGTGGTGGCGCCGACTCTGACCAATGCGGTCCGATACGCCGACGAGGGCGCGTGGCGTCAGATCTTCGGCGACATCATGGATCCGTCCGTGGCGCTCAACGGTTCGCCGTCCGCCTTGTCGTTGGCCGACGTCGTGCAGCGCGCCTTGGGGTGGAACATCGCCTCGCTCTCGCCTTTGGATGTGATGTTCACCGCGGTGGCCGCGGTGGTGGGACTGCTGGCGGTCGCCTCGCTGGTGCTGCCGTTCGCGTTGCGCGCCTCTCGTCTGATGTGGGTGGTGACCGTGACAGGAGCGGCGTTGTGTCTGGTGTCGACGCGCGTGACCATTCAGGTCGATGCGGACGGTTCCGTGGCCGGCTCCGCCTTGCCGGGAATGGCATTGGCCGCGTTGGGATTGTTCTCCTGCGTGTGTTTGGTCGCGGGCGGCGCGGTGAAGCGTTTCTACGCCCTGCACGCGCGTTCGTCGCGGATCGAGCCCTCCGGCGCCGCGTCCGCGACGGCCATCCGTGTGGGACGCGCCGTGCTGGCGGTGGTGCTGGCCGCATGCGTGGCCGTGCAATGCGCGTTCGCCGTCGGGCGTCTTGACGACGCCACCGTCGGCTTCTCCACCACGTCGCTGCCCATGGTCGCGGTGGACTATCTGGACAGCGGGTCCGATCATCGTGTGCTGGCGTTGCGCGCCCAGGAGACGAACGCCGTCGATTACACGGTGATGCGCACGGGTCGGGGCGATCTGATCGACAGCTCCCCGGCGCAACGCGTGCGTGAGATCTCCGGAACGAGCGACCAGGCCAGTCTGACGTTGGCGCAGGCGTGCGCCAGTCTGTTGGCCGACGTCGACTCCGACGCCATCGAGCAGATCAGCGCATTGGGCATCGGCGGTGTTTTCGTCGTGGCCTCGGACGACGACGGCCGAGACGCCTACGACCAGCTCGTCTCGCATCTGACCGCCTCCGAAGGCACCCAATCGCTGGTGAGTTCCGAAACCGGCACGTATTACCGTCTGACGTTGAACGACAGCGCGACGCAGAACATCGACACATCCTGGCAGACACGCACCCAATCCAGTCCGTGGCGGCTCGCATGGCTGATCTGCCTGGGTCTGGTGAGCGCGCTGTACTGTCTGGTGGCCCTGCCCAGAAGCCGTCGCATCCGTCTGGAGGAGGAAGCATGAGAAAAGCGGCACGTATCGGTTTCGGTCTGCTGACCATGCTGGTGATCCTCGCCGTCGCCGCGGCGTTGGTGCTTCTGCCGGGACCGTCCTCCTGGGTGGACGACACCAGCTCGGCGAACGGCGCCGCCGTGTCGCACACCGTCAGCCCCACGCAGTTCTCCTCGTACTGCCCGTCCCCGATGAATCTGTCGGATACGGAATCCTACGGCGACAGCGCCTACCAGGCCTCCGTGGGCAACCAATCCTCAACCGCCCGATACGCGGCGTTCGGTTCGGTGTACCGTTCCACCATCTCGCCGTTCGCGACCGATGACGACGAGGCGGATTCGCTGTCGTTGGAGAGCGCCGATCTGGCCGACTCCGACACGGTGCTGGTGGACGGCGAGGAGCTCGCGCAGAACGCGGCGAGCCGACTGATGGACACGCGTCTGCTGGAATCCGGACAAGGCGTGGGCGTGGCCGGCGCGCTGGCCTCCCAAGCCACCGAAGGCGATCTGAAAGGCGTCTCCGCCGCCAGCTGCGTCTCGACCGACCTGAGCCACTCATTCCTGCTGACGGGCACCGTCACCGGCACCACCCAACAGCTGATCGTCGCCAACCCCTCGTCGAAGGCGACCACCGTGGACGTCCAGGCGTGGGGGAGCGACTCCAGCGGCGCGCTGACCCTGGCCACCTCGTCCACGTTGACCGTGCCGGCATACGGCGAAAGCTCCATGGATCTCGCCGCCGCCGCGAGCGGACAGGACGGCCTGTACGTGACCGTCTCCAGCGAGCTCACGCCGGTGGCGGCGGTGGTGCGTACGGTGTCGATGGACGGCTTGGATTCCAAAGGCTCCGATTTCGCGATGCCGCTGGGCGAGGCGAGCGCCGTCTCGGTGGTGCCGTCGATCACCCAAGGGGACGAGACCACCGCCTACCTGTTCTCCTCCGAAGACACCGACGTGACGCTGTCGTGGGTGGATGAGGACGGTTCGGAACAGGCCGAGGAAGTGGCGTTGGAGGCACAGCGCGTCACGGTCGTCGATCTGGGCGAGGCGCCCCAAGGCGCGTT
This window contains:
- a CDS encoding glycosyltransferase family 2 protein yields the protein MNPTGNSDIQQALADAMASRPYTHRQDVDASVAAVITVEEDTRFLTATLRALLTQTMLPGVIVVADATGETSQPVQASFEVIHSPSGPVLEIPESKHVTIRIVRAKGARSFSDAVAKALTHARLESSIKALWLLHDDSRPADDRCLENLLEAWHNAPGASVLGAKQLDWEGERLHDVGFYASRHGVESLVVEGEPDQEQYDGRQDVFAVSLAGALVSMEQYRALEGVNPWFTTFGESRDFCRRVCVSGGRVVVVPQARIAHARARYEGLRSRDGEPLDAGHETNAAMSVKRAAQRYRYTDVPKGHWIWMWLWSVLRGLGMAVACLFGKKPWEAWCELCLPWLALTSIPSARRARRMVARQSKVAMSNLRMLTVDKEQRRLWRDRRQAFEDQSHVVLLSPLAKAHLRARVVRRWSLALAMAALCLLTVAVMHWDVLRAAFSDGSLYSESLLSTDATFGQLVDAATTPWVFGAGAGIPAPPTPWLLVLMVASIFTVGHVNVALTMIFFFAAPLSALSFWALAGVFTRSDVVRTLGGLMWFSLGLSMGLYAEANLAMLTVMVFLPAAFAFVFRAVGMYHTEDMVKPRPSVQAAAISALCFMPVVAAEPQLLLPLVVSFLVFLVFVPARRVRLLLIPIPAAFVVAPTLTNAVRYADEGAWRQIFGDIMDPSVALNGSPSALSLADVVQRALGWNIASLSPLDVMFTAVAAVVGLLAVASLVLPFALRASRLMWVVTVTGAALCLVSTRVTIQVDADGSVAGSALPGMALAALGLFSCVCLVAGGAVKRFYALHARSSRIEPSGAASATAIRVGRAVLAVVLAACVAVQCAFAVGRLDDATVGFSTTSLPMVAVDYLDSGSDHRVLALRAQETNAVDYTVMRTGRGDLIDSSPAQRVREISGTSDQASLTLAQACASLLADVDSDAIEQISALGIGGVFVVASDDDGRDAYDQLVSHLTASEGTQSLVSSETGTYYRLTLNDSATQNIDTSWQTRTQSSPWRLAWLICLGLVSALYCLVALPRSRRIRLEEEA
- a CDS encoding DUF5719 family protein, which codes for MRKAARIGFGLLTMLVILAVAAALVLLPGPSSWVDDTSSANGAAVSHTVSPTQFSSYCPSPMNLSDTESYGDSAYQASVGNQSSTARYAAFGSVYRSTISPFATDDDEADSLSLESADLADSDTVLVDGEELAQNAASRLMDTRLLESGQGVGVAGALASQATEGDLKGVSAASCVSTDLSHSFLLTGTVTGTTQQLIVANPSSKATTVDVQAWGSDSSGALTLATSSTLTVPAYGESSMDLAAAASGQDGLYVTVSSELTPVAAVVRTVSMDGLDSKGSDFAMPLGEASAVSVVPSITQGDETTAYLFSSEDTDVTLSWVDEDGSEQAEEVALEAQRVTVVDLGEAPQGALALAADAETEVNLAVATTRSGADNQADFALTNAAHPVESSAVALPDGMAARVTLANTSDEAHTVTLHIYDASGASLGDLDIEVGANAAESLTVDDLTDGDGTAAVLVLDDESHEVGWGVLLSNPAVDDADMAGLATLEATSLMPQQTQVWARSQSGIVH